The following coding sequences lie in one Crassostrea angulata isolate pt1a10 chromosome 10, ASM2561291v2, whole genome shotgun sequence genomic window:
- the LOC128167937 gene encoding ectonucleotide pyrophosphatase/phosphodiesterase family member 5-like — MPRIAIVFLTFLAGVASRRNKVLLVSMDGFRWDYVSSVPTPNLDRLAGIGTRADYINNTFCTKTFPSHFSVATGLYEESHGIIGNVMYDPVFNETFNPRTMDSKWWNGGEPIWITAVKQGLKSATYFWPGSEAEIRGLRPTLYKKYANVDIRVQIDNVTDWLKGDIDLAVMYSPQPDKAGHTYGPSAPELKEKVQEVDLAVGFLLDKLEEKNLSSKVNLVLTSDHGMTEIDFQKKRIEISSLVNLSDIIRKSDKGPLMHITPVEGKLESVYQALSKSDKMTVYKKEEIPEFWHYKNNRRVMPILCVADEGWSVVWDKDDLINKTDRGNHGYDNRLSSMKPIFYAAGPDIRKNYTTPPFLSVDIYSLLCSLLDIDQASNNGSYERVRNFVVKQGKTAGLSNDSGRLSISSIMALVIVLLFSFVCKKS; from the exons ATGCCGCGTATAGCGATCGTCTTCCTAACGTTTCTGGCGGGGGTAGCCTCGCGCCGCAACAAGGTGCTGCTGGTGTCCATGGACGGGTTCAGGTGGGACTACGTCAGCAGCGTCCCGACCCCTAACCTGGATCGTCTGGCGGGAATCGGAACGCGAGCAGACTATATCAACAATACGTTCTGTACGAAGACATTCCCCAGTCACTTCAGTGTCGCAACAG GTTTATATGAAGAAAGTCATGGAATTATCGGAAATGTTATGTATGACCCAGTATTCAATGAAACGTTCAATCCAAGAACAATGGACTCAAAATGGTGGAATGGGGGTGAACCCATTTGGATCACAGCGGTAAAACAGGGCCTAAAAAGCGCCACCTATTTTTGGCCCGGAAGTGAAGCAGAAATACGTGGGTTACGACCAACTCTCTATAAAAAGTACGCTAATGTTGACATCCGGGTTCAGATTGATAATGTCACCGATTGGCTAAAAGGTGACATTGATTTAGCGGTTATGTACAGCCCACAGCCGGATAAAGCCGGTCACACGTACGGTCCAAGTGCCCCGGAACTCAAGGAAAAGGTTCAGGAAGTGGACCTCGCTGTGGGTTTCCTACTGGATAAACTGGAAGAGAAGAATCTGTCCTCTAAAGTCAACCTCGTTCTGACCAGTGACCACGGCATGACGGAAATAGATTTCCAGAAAAAGAGAATAGAAATTTCTTCATTAGTAAATCTAAGCGACATAATCAGAAAATCGGACAAGGGGCCGCTTATGCACATAACGCCAGTAGAAGGGAAGCTTGAATCCGTGTATCAAGCACTCAGCAAGAGTGACAAAATGACAGTTTACAAGAAGGAGGAGATTCCTGAATTCTGGCATTATAAGAACAACAGGCGTGTCATGCCGATTCTATGTGTGGCGGACGAAGGGTGGTCCGTGGTGTGG GACAAAGATGACCTCATTAACAAAACTGACCGGGGTAACCATGGTTACGACAACAGACTGTCCTCTATGAAACCGATCTTCTATGCAGCCGGTCCGGACATCCGCAAAAACTATACCACCCCTCCGTTCCTGTCGGTTGACATCTACTCACTGTTGTGCTCACTACTGGATATTGACCAGGCATCAAACAACGGAAGTTATGAACGCGTGCGCAACTTTGTTGTAAAGCAAGGGAAAACAGCAGGCCTAAGTAACGACAGTGGACGTTTATCCATTAGTTCAATAATGGCTCTAgtaattgttttacttttttcttttgtgtgtAAAAAATCATAA